Proteins from a single region of Ananas comosus cultivar F153 linkage group 3, ASM154086v1, whole genome shotgun sequence:
- the LOC109707689 gene encoding xyloglucan galactosyltransferase XLT2 — protein sequence MEVSEKPEDSPHSSSPVHVTKVAAASLHLHLSPVHRAGLVLSILSIQFLLLLPTFYSRFPRFLSLLRGPPSISTCDTGLVYVYDIPPVFNRDLLAACDALDPWTSRCAGLSNAGFGLPAAANLKDVLPSLFLPHWFATDQFNIEPIFHRRLLTHRCRTTDPSAATAFYIPFYAGLAVGRYILSVNATNSDRDRDCSLLLSWIRRQAPYRRSNGSDHFIAIGRITWDFRRPPDGDWGSNFFNMPGMENVTRLIIERSSGDDKDVGIPYPTGFHPRSVDDVRAWQQFILNRSRSTLFGFAGSSRRFRDDFRGLLLKECAAAGNTLCRAVDCDGSRCANRNAATMSLFLDSTFCLQPNGDSFTRRSMFDCMVAGAIPVLFFRESAYLQYQWYLPVQGKESEWSVFIDQKEVREGNVRVRAVLDGIGEERARQMRERVVDMIPRLIYAAGEQGLGEGMEDAFDIALKGVFTLFGSSR from the coding sequence ATGGAGGTTTCCGAAAAACCTGAGGATTCCCCTCACTCCTCTTCGCCGGTGCACGTAACAAAGGTCGCAGCCGCctccctccacctccacctctctCCGGTCCACCGCGCGGGCCTCGTGCTCTCTATACTTTCTATCCaattccttctcctcctccccaccTTCTACTCTCGCTTTCCTCGCTTCCTCTCCCTTCTTCGTGGCCCGCCGTCTATCTCAACCTGCGACACCGGCTTAGTATATGTATATGATATCCCTCCAGTATTCAATCGTGACCTCCTCGCCGCGTGCGACGCCTTGGATCCTTGGACCTCCCGCTGCGCGGGCCTCTCTAATGCCGGCTTCGGCCTACCTGCTGCTGCAAACCTCAAAGATGTTCTTCCTTCCCTTTTTCTGCCGCATTGGTTCGCCACCGACCAGTTTAACATTGAGCCTATATTCCACCGCCGTCTCCTCACCCACCGATGTCGCACCACTGACCCGTCTGCAGCCACCGCCTTCTACATTCCCTTCTATGCTGGTCTTGCAGTTGGCCGGTACATCTTGTCCGTGAATGCCACTAACAGTGATCGCGATCGCGATTGCTCCCTTCTCCTAAGTTGGATCCGACGGCAAGCTCCATATAGGCGATCCAATGGCTCTGATCACTTCATTGCCATTGGCCGCATAACGTGGGACTTCCGCCGCCCGCCTGACGGCGATTGGGGCTCCAACTTTTTTAACATGCCTGGCATGGAGAATGTCACTCGCCTTATAATCGAGCGGAGTTCTGGGGATGACAAGGACGTAGGAATACCCTATCCAACCGGGTTTCACCCTCGGTCTGTTGATGACGTCAGGGCCTGGCAACAATTCATTCTAAACCGATCTCGGTCTACGCTTTTTGGTTTCGCAGGCTCCTCCCGACGGTTCAGGGATGACTTTAGGGGACTGCTATTGAAGGAGTGCGCTGCTGCGGGTAACACATTGTGCCGTGCTGTGGACTGTGACGGGAGCCGATGCGCGAACAGAAATGCTGCAACAATGAGTCTATTCCTGGATTCAACATTCTGCCTTCAACCGAATGGAGATAGCTTCACGCGGCGCTCTATGTTTGATTGCATGGTGGCGGGCGCAATCCCAGTGCTATTCTTCCGTGAGAGTGCATACTTGCAGTACCAGTGGTATCTTCCAGTACAAGGGAAGGAGAGCGAATGGTCGGTTTTTATAGATCAAAAGGAGGTTAGAGAAGGGAACGTTCGCGTAAGAGCAGTGTTAGATGGGATCGGAGAGGAGAGGGCGAGGCAGATGAGGGAGCGAGTGGTTGATATGATACCGAGGTTGATATACGCAGCGGGCGAGCAGGGGCTTGGAGAGGGGATGGAGGACGCCTTCGATATCGCGCTTAAGGGAGTGTTCACGCTCTTCGGGTCGTCTCGGTGA
- the LOC109707691 gene encoding CDGSH iron-sulfur domain-containing protein NEET, which yields MASPIPAASVIGARFSYAPSSETLRSNRPRPRTLPLPRPRDRRVAVRAEGWVNPGVRKNEDKVVDSVLVPELSKPLTAYCRCWRSGTFPLCDGSHVKHNKATGDNVGPLLLKKGK from the exons ATGGCGTCTCCGATCCCCGCCGCCTCTGTGATCGGGGCACGGTTCTCCTACGCCCCTTCCTCGGAGACCCTCCGCAGCAACCGACCCCGACCCCGTaccctccctctccctcgcccCCGCGACCGCCGCGTGGCGGTGAGAGCGGAGGGGTGGGTAAACCCCGGGGTTCGGAAGAACGAGGACAAGGTCGTCGACTCCGTCCTCGTCCCCGAGCTCTCCAAGCCCCTCACCGCCTATTGCCG GTGTTGGAGATCGGGGACGTTCCCGCTGTGCGATGGGAGCCACGTGAAGCACAATAAGGCTACGGGCGATAACGTTGGACCCCTCCTTCTTAAGAAGGGAAAATAG